Genomic segment of Arachis hypogaea cultivar Tifrunner chromosome 11, arahy.Tifrunner.gnm2.J5K5, whole genome shotgun sequence:
cttcacacacacatatatactgTAACTATGATAAGTATGGTTAaacttaaaattatattttttatattttaataatagtttttttttaagtatagttaaataataaaaaatattattttaattttaataataattttttaagacaTTGTAACCACTAtagacactatatatatatatatatatatatatatatatatatatataatttgaagcTTCATTGCAATGCAAAGGAGAAACTCTTTGCATGCTAATAAGTAACATTTTCAGCTTTTCCAGCTTAATTGATGGCTTTTTCAATAACGGTGTAtggttttatacttttattaagTAACTATGTCGTATTTGCCATAAAATTATCTCTCAAAATCTTAAACTAATAATAAGagtcatatttataattatatttctagTATGTTTTCTTATACAAGAGTATctttttagatttatttaattttgtatatagtttgtttttttctttttatttattttatactaaaaaattttttttaaaattaataataattaaactcTAGATCTTTAGATCATAAAAGCTCTATAAGACAAATACTTTTTCTCATTGTTTTACAAAACTTAATGTCTAAATTTCTAGCCAACTTTATTAATTAGTGGAATGCTACCTGAGCTTGTCAACCTTTAGCTCATTTAATTCCATCCCGTGACTCCTTAATCGTCCaccttttgtgtgtgtgtgttcttAGGTGCTATATGCTGCTCCATTCGTTTTTTACCACTgaaaataattctattttttttattataacttATAAGTAAGCCTTTCTAAGTGGGTGtacatattataattttttgcatTTTGATGGTTGGTCgtcttaattttgttaaaataggTTGAATGGATAGTCAAATAACTTTCTTCcaacaatttattattattattattattattattattattattattattattatttagagtttaaaatttgtttttttatttttatttaatttaaaatttaaaattttgtatttataatttagtatttaatatttaaaatttaatatgaaaaaaaatttaaaaaatttactgTTACCTGAAAAATAGTGGATTTCAATGTACGTAAATATATTCCAAATCCTTGCTTATCTTTCTTTTACAGGCTTACAGCTAAGGCACATGGCTCAACCTATGTGATCAATCCTTTGTTGAAAAACCTACAGAATTACAGAAGTTTTCAATTTgcacatgatatatatataatgtcCAATGAACATCATAAAATATTCATCATATTTATATGTGTTATTTAATAGTTTTTATCAAAGCaataataatcaaaatatttaattataaaataattaaactttttcatAGTAAAATACTTAAACATtttataaacattaaaaattagttactactatatttttacaattttatatatttatattttagcaacaaaaataaatacaatttactatattatttatgaaatttgattattttaatatgcatgaatcaaattttattatatttcttatAAAGTTTGATATATtatctatatataaatttttactataAATATAAATAGGTGATAATAATCGTATTTCACTATAAGTATATAGTTAATTATGTTGGTGTAACATAATTCAGTAAAAACTAAATGCTAATGAGCGAAAATAGCAGCACACCCTTATGAATAAATAATATACTCTACCTCCATATATGAACTCTGCGCACGTTGCATGTCACGGGACAAATAGTGCTTTGAAAATCTAAATCCTATTTTGCCCTAAACTTCAACAAATCCAATGTACCCGACTGTCACTCAGAAAAGAGATAAAGTATTCAtcagttttattatttttcattttttttatgaattagtATTTCGATATTTAATTCCTGGGATACCAGTCCAAAAAGAAAAACGACATACCAGCTGATAGCTAGATCCCAATCATATATTTTAAAAGGGATCGAATATGATGCTTGTACATAAAAACCATTcagttattaaaatattaattgcaATTACCAGTAACGGAAATAATCGAGTTGGCCTAATTAAACCTCAGTTATAGATTTGGTTTCATtagcttaattaattaataataagctttaattactttatttcgtggcaaattaaaataatagccGTTCGTGAGTCATATAGCACACATAACTCACGGGCTCATTGCAGGGTTTTTAagtatttatctttttctttttttaacatttcttctttttaaaagatttttttcttcttattttatgttttgttggGGACTTGAGAAAGGAAGGGACAAGGGCCATATATAGTTTAGTTAATCGACCTCTAGATATAATCGAAtagtgaaaatatatatataattaggttCAGATCTCAATGTCAccgtttatttttgaaaagaaaaacaataattcAGTTAAAGGTAATCATATAGgaacaataaataaattattttatttaatctaatatctaaaattttatatatataatatctataattatatatttattatatctaaaattatataattattttaataataattaataaatattaaataaaataattttatactatttgaattgattttttgTTATCTCTTAAacattattatttgaataatcaATATTATTtagttagaaaaaaataaatgctATTATAATCATGTTTAGGTCAAatcttaatttgatttttaatgttttaaacgttttattttagttctacaaaattttaaacaaattcaatattattttacaattaaatttgatatgaataattaacatatttaaaatttaatataacagtTGAATTTCAGTACGTAAAATTGAttcattaataattattaaaataaaaaatttttcgtTAATTATTTGAGTTAAATTTAATGGTAAGACAATATATTCAATCTATTTAAAACTTGTTGATATTAGAATAGGGTGTTTAGAATATTAAGAACTAAATTGAGATTTAAGCTAAATATTGGAGACCAAATAGTAGTTTActcaaaaggaaaaaaagaaactaagagaaaaacaaGAATTAAGTTTAGAAGGAATGATTATTAGTAAATATAATAATTTCTCAATGGAGTAAAGAACACTAATTCAACAGCTTTGGAGCTATTGCACCATGACTAAGAAACATACAGTGAATAATTGAAGGGACAATATAACAAGCAGTTAATCATCCATGCACAGACGTAAATATCACACAATAGTGATCAATGGGATCTTGAATGCAGAAGTAAATTAAAGCCAGAACTATATGAAACACTAAGCATCATGTTTTTGTGCTTAGTTACATTGGAAGCCACGTGGAGCTTGCCTTGAGCAGACATTGAGGAGCAAGCTAAGGGAGATGGGGAGATTGAGGTTGATGCCGAGAATGTTTGCTCTAAGCGCGGTGCAGAGACACACGGCGGCTTCGAGATCGACGAGACCATTGAGAAGAGTACAGCAAGGGGTCACTGGCGGCTGACCCAGAGTCACATTCAATAAACCGTTGAGTACATTTGCACAGACGCCGAGTTTGAGTGCGTCACGTGGACATGACGCACTGCCTGATGGGGTGGATCCACCAGAAGGAGTAGTTCCACCTGAGGGAGTGGAACCACCGCCTGATGGAGTGGATCCACCAGAAGGCGTCGAGCCACCAGAACCACCGGAACCGCGTGAAGGGCCTTGTCCTGGACTGCCCTTATGATGCTTCGGCTTCGGGTTAGGACCAGGACAAGTCCCGCAGGCGGAGACGAGTGAAAAGAAGAGGATATTGACAATGAGGAAAAGAGCAATGGAAGAAGGTGTTTTGGAAGCCATCTTAAACTCTTGAAGCTAGTAGCTAAGTCTTTGTTATGATCACAAGTTTTACTACTAGGGTTTAGGAGTGTTTTTGACGAAGATGAGGGTTGTTTGAAGGGAGTAGTGGCTTATATAGCGGTCGTGTGGTGCTTGATTTGAGGGGCCAAAGGTGGGTTGATGAGTTGTTTCTTGCAACTTGTAACTATTGAGTGAACGTACAATgattgttatttttaaaaaactaaacgtGGTAGGGAAATTTAAGAATTAAGCTAACGAAAAATGACCATGTGTGAACATGATCAGAGAGCTTTAGTAGTTGGCAGAGTAATCAGGTAATTAGGTTTTGGATTTTTGTGACTTGTGAGTATGTGGGGGCTACATGAATTTGCGGGTCTATAACTCGATCGCAAAATTTTGCACTATGAAGAAACTTGATTCCACAATAAGATTTGAAACATTTAGAAGTAAATATCTCGCATACATTGGAGAGTGCCGGTGGAttgaaagaaaaagattttgtgatctttttattttcattttttttttcttttgaaaatttgCAAGATAATTCTTTTGCTTTAAGAACTTCTCCATTGGGTGGCACTTATGATTGGACCCGTTACACATGCgaaagtttgaatttgaatacaTGTCCGTGATTCGAATTCGATTTTAGGGtatctaatttattaattaaacattTGAAAGAAGACTTTTATGTGCTATAAGGGGAACAAAATGGGAAATATGAAGATATGGTTGTGTAGAACGATTTATAAATTTAAGTTATCCTTCATCACTTCTGACATTAATTTTTTGGAATTCTAACAAAATATCATGCATATTCTATCATATATCTTATATATATGTTTTCGCTGTAATTTTTTGTTCCGACAGTCTAAAGATTAATTTGTCGTGGATCATAACTCTATTTAAGGATTTTTGATGGTTAATGGATTGCTGCATAAACAATATGGGATTGAAAACCCAACACCTAATTAAATGGATTAGTGAACTAACTATTAGACTAATCCAAAGAGAGGCTGCTTAGGCTAGGAATTATTAGCCACGATGATCACATGTGTGTATTGTGTAATAAAGATATTGAACATATCTATCACTTGTTTCTTGGTTGCGA
This window contains:
- the LOC112720830 gene encoding 14 kDa proline-rich protein DC2.15 produces the protein MASKTPSSIALFLIVNILFFSLVSACGTCPGPNPKPKHHKGSPGQGPSRGSGGSGGSTPSGGSTPSGGGSTPSGGTTPSGGSTPSGSASCPRDALKLGVCANVLNGLLNVTLGQPPVTPCCTLLNGLVDLEAAVCLCTALRANILGINLNLPISLSLLLNVCSRQAPRGFQCN